One window of Phycisphaeraceae bacterium genomic DNA carries:
- the tssA gene encoding type VI secretion system protein TssA, translated as MEPISAESPCGEDLSYDAAYVTLLKDAEGTPERQTGESIIPAKDPHWPTIRDTTLELLARSKDLRLAMLLALSSMQLEGIDGLGRGLRLTADILDTFWTDAYPRLDPDDNNDPAERANIVSALAVTPATFGDTLKFQDRLLQVPLCQSPQLGRFSLGDMRIATGDASPPPDKAAPEPSVIEAALTDTPVETLQANRAAAQACLDACKAIENAFQTHAGPGAGPSLGGFRALFVDMLKRLDTHLAARLGTTGSSESDQSAPSGEQNAKGVSGQIRNAEDVRRALDLICQYYDRHEPSSPIPILLRRAQRLVSKNFLDIIRDMSPEALDKLSTISGENLTSEG; from the coding sequence ATGGAACCCATCTCCGCCGAGAGCCCGTGCGGCGAAGATCTCTCCTATGACGCCGCCTACGTCACGCTCCTCAAGGACGCGGAGGGAACCCCCGAACGCCAGACCGGCGAATCGATCATCCCCGCAAAGGATCCGCACTGGCCGACGATCCGCGACACAACGCTCGAGCTCCTCGCCCGCTCAAAGGACCTGCGCCTCGCCATGCTCCTCGCGCTCTCAAGCATGCAGCTCGAGGGCATCGACGGGCTTGGCCGCGGGCTCCGGCTCACGGCCGACATCCTCGACACATTCTGGACCGATGCCTATCCACGCCTCGATCCCGACGACAACAACGACCCGGCCGAACGGGCAAACATCGTCTCTGCTCTGGCTGTCACTCCCGCCACCTTCGGCGACACCCTGAAATTCCAGGACCGCCTCCTCCAGGTCCCGCTCTGCCAATCCCCCCAGCTCGGAAGGTTCTCGCTCGGCGACATGCGCATCGCCACTGGCGACGCCTCTCCCCCTCCCGACAAGGCCGCGCCTGAACCCAGCGTCATCGAAGCAGCCCTCACGGACACTCCTGTCGAGACGCTCCAGGCAAACCGCGCCGCTGCTCAAGCATGCCTGGACGCCTGCAAAGCTATCGAAAACGCCTTCCAGACCCACGCCGGCCCCGGCGCGGGCCCCTCGCTCGGCGGCTTTCGTGCTTTGTTCGTTGACATGCTCAAGCGGCTCGACACCCACCTCGCCGCTCGGCTCGGAACCACCGGCTCTTCAGAATCCGACCAGTCAGCCCCCTCCGGCGAGCAGAACGCCAAGGGGGTTTCAGGCCAGATTCGCAACGCCGAGGATGTTCGCCGCGCGTTGGACCTCATCTGCCAGTATTATGACCGGCATGAGCCGTCCAGCCCCATACCAATTCTTCTGCGTCGCGCGCAGCGGCTCGTCTCGAAGAACTTTCTCGACATCATTCGGGATATGTCCCCCGAAGCGTTGGACAAACTTTCCACCATCAGCGGCGAGAACCTGACCTCGGAGGGCTAA
- the tssB gene encoding type VI secretion system contractile sheath small subunit — translation MAKQSSQKFIARNRAPRVQIEYDLELYGAEKKINLPFVMGVMADLSGNPADGLAPVEQRKFLEIDVDNFDERLKASKPRVAFQVPNSLTGEGNLSVDLTFESMDDFSPAAVARKVDSLNKLLTARTQLSNLLSYMDGKADAEKVLSKALSDPTLLQTLASAPKSSGNEGSES, via the coding sequence ATGGCCAAGCAGAGCAGCCAGAAGTTTATTGCCCGCAACCGGGCGCCCCGTGTCCAGATCGAGTACGACCTGGAGCTCTACGGCGCGGAGAAGAAGATCAATCTCCCCTTCGTCATGGGCGTCATGGCCGATCTCTCGGGCAATCCCGCCGATGGGCTCGCGCCCGTCGAGCAGCGCAAGTTCCTTGAGATCGACGTCGACAACTTCGACGAGCGCCTGAAGGCCTCAAAGCCCAGAGTCGCTTTCCAGGTTCCAAACTCGCTCACCGGCGAGGGCAACCTCAGCGTCGATCTCACCTTCGAGAGCATGGACGACTTCTCACCCGCGGCCGTCGCCCGCAAGGTCGATTCCCTCAACAAGCTCCTCACCGCGCGCACGCAGCTCTCGAACCTCCTGTCGTACATGGATGGCAAGGCAGACGCCGAGAAGGTCCTCTCCAAGGCCCTCAGCGATCCCACGCTCCTCCAGACGCTCGCGTCCGCGCCCAAGTCTTCAGGCAACGAAGGATCGGAGAGCTGA